A portion of the Juglans microcarpa x Juglans regia isolate MS1-56 chromosome 1D, Jm3101_v1.0, whole genome shotgun sequence genome contains these proteins:
- the LOC121239340 gene encoding auxin-responsive protein IAA14-like yields the protein MEVSRKMANMLGTDRDLNFKETELCLGLPGGGGSCEPETAKATGKRGFSETVDLKLILQSKEESMKNASKENNQLLPCTKDPAKPPAKAQVVGWPPVRSCRKNMMAQKNTSEEGKKANGSAALVKVCMDGAPYLRKVDLKMYKSYQELSDALAKMFSSFTMGNYGAQGMIDFMNESKLMDLLNSSEYVPTYEDKDGDWMLVGDVPWEMFVESCKRLRLMKGSEAIGLAPRAMEKCKNRS from the exons ATGGAAGTTAGCCGGAAAATGGCGAACATGCTGGGCACCGACCGTGATTTGAACTTTAAGGAGACTGAGCTGTGTCTGGGGCTGCCTGGTGGGGGTGGGAGCTGCGAGCCTGAGACTGCGAAAGCTACTGGAAAGAGAGGGTTTTCAGAGACTGTTGACCTGAAGCTTATCCTTCAATCTAAGGAAGAGAGCATGAAGAATGCTTCAAAGGAAAATAACCAGCTCCTTCCTTGCACCAAGGATCCGGCTAAACCACCTGCCAA GGCACAAGTTGTGGGTTGGCCACCAGTGAGATCGTGCAGGAAGAACATGATGGCTCAGAAGAATACAAGTGAGGAAGGAAAGAAGGCAAATGGCAGTGCGGCCTTAGTGAAGGTTTGCATGGACGGTGCGCCATATCTTCGTAAAGTGGACTTGAAAATGTACAAGAGCTACCAAGAGCTATCCGATGCCTTGGCCAAGATGTTCAGTTCCTTCACCATGG GCAATTATGGGGCCCAAGGAATGATTGACTTCATGAATGAAAGCAAGTTAATGGATCTTCTGAACAGTTCCGAGTATGTGCCAACCTATGAAGATAAGGACGGCGACTGGATGCTCGTGGGCGATGTTCCATGGGA GATGTTTGTCGAGTCATGCAAGCGCCTGCGCTTAATGAAAGGATCAGAAGCTATTGGGCTTG CCCCAAGAGCCATGGAGAAGTGCAAGAACCGAAGCTGA